Proteins found in one Triticum urartu cultivar G1812 chromosome 4, Tu2.1, whole genome shotgun sequence genomic segment:
- the LOC125553899 gene encoding transcription factor bHLH148-like, with product MASTSSSTAVDERERKRKRAAGGESTASAGPGTEAQPSKWRTRREHEIYSSKLFEALRLVRGGSSSASTAPARGRAVREAADRALAVAARGRSRWSRAILASRRRRLQAAHRARLRAPATPPARHPSVAAAAQPQPGKAPALAKKAKVLGRLVPGCHKLPFPALLSEASDYIKALEMQVRAMTALAEVLASVSSSAASGSSSSPA from the coding sequence atggcgTCCACGTCGAGCTCGACGGCGGTGGACGAGAGGGAGCGGAAGCGGAAGAGGGCGGCCGGGGGAGAGTCCACAGCGTCCGCCGGCCCGGGGACGGAGGCGCAGCCTTCCAAGTGGCGGACGCGGCGCGAGCACGAGATCTACTCGTCCAAGCTCTTCGAGGCGCTCCGCCTTGTCCGAGGCGGGTCATCGTCCGCGTCGACGGCGCCGGCGCGTGGCCGGGCCGTGCGGGAGGCGGCCGACCGCGCGCTCGCGGTGGCGGCCCGGGGGCGCTCGCGCTGGAGCCGCGCCATACTcgcctctcgccgccgccgcctccaggCCGCCCACCGCGCGCGCCTCCGTGCCCCAGCCACACCGCCCGCGCGCCACCCCTCCGTCGCTGCCGCCGCACAGCCGCAGCCGGGGAAGGCACCGGCGCTGGCGAAGAAGGCCAAGGTGCTCGGGCGGCTGGTTCCCGGCTGCCACAAGCTGCCGTTCCCGGCGCTGCTCAGCGAGGCCTCCGACTACATCAAGGCGCTGGAGATGCAGGTGCGCGCCATGACCGCTCTAGCCGAGGTCCTGGCGAGCGTCTCCTCGTCGGCAGCCTCCGGCAGCTCCTCCTCGCCGGCATGA